A part of Marinobacter psychrophilus genomic DNA contains:
- a CDS encoding succinate dehydrogenase iron-sulfur subunit yields the protein MLVSLYRYNPEADNAPFMQDVEVELPKGKDLMVLDVLNLLKERDVTLSYRRSCREGVCGSDGMNMNGKNGLACITPVSQVIKKDKLVLRPLPGLPVIRDLVVDMSLFYKQYEKVMPYLVNDQPAPAIERLQTPEDREKLDGLYECILCACCSTACPSFWWNPEKFIGPAGLLQAYRFLADSRDTAQAERLADLDDPFSVFRCRGIMNCVSVCPKGLNPTRAIGHIRNLLLQRAT from the coding sequence ATGTTGGTAAGCCTTTATCGTTACAACCCGGAAGCAGACAACGCCCCGTTCATGCAGGATGTCGAGGTTGAACTTCCGAAGGGTAAAGACCTGATGGTGCTGGACGTGCTCAATCTGCTGAAAGAAAGAGACGTCACTCTGTCGTATCGTCGGTCATGCCGCGAAGGCGTGTGTGGCTCTGACGGCATGAACATGAACGGCAAAAATGGCCTGGCGTGCATCACGCCGGTGTCTCAGGTGATCAAAAAAGACAAGCTGGTATTGCGCCCGCTGCCTGGTTTGCCGGTCATCCGTGATCTGGTCGTGGATATGAGCCTGTTTTACAAACAGTATGAAAAGGTCATGCCGTACTTGGTCAACGATCAGCCAGCGCCCGCTATTGAGCGTCTGCAGACGCCGGAAGACCGTGAAAAGCTCGATGGTCTTTATGAGTGTATACTGTGCGCCTGTTGTTCCACGGCTTGCCCGTCGTTCTGGTGGAACCCGGAGAAGTTTATTGGCCCCGCAGGCTTGTTGCAGGCGTACCGCTTCCTGGCGGATAGCCGTGATACTGCCCAGGCCGAACGTTTGGCTGATTTGGACGATCCGTTCAGCGTGTTCCGTTGCCGCGGTATTATGAACTGTGTCAGCGTGTGTCCGAAGGGCCTTAACCCAACTCGGGCTATTGGCCATATTCGGAATCTGTTGTTGCAGCGGGCAACTTGA